One window of Cucurbita pepo subsp. pepo cultivar mu-cu-16 chromosome LG19, ASM280686v2, whole genome shotgun sequence genomic DNA carries:
- the LOC111781856 gene encoding protein MEI2-like 3 isoform X1 gives MQKEPSHYSFSGNSSTPPVPKPKEMENIWGNFQKSEVFHSSSVTTLFSSSLPVLPHANLNMVDKRVAIQSVDDISSHFKNLKPGLEGDDDMLEDIETHAIGHLLPDDEEELLAGIMDDLDLNGLPSSLEDLEECDIFSSGGGLELETDAQQKASIGSSRAGLSDGIVGSVVPPHTYSNGIGTVAGEHPYGEHPSRTLFVRNINSSVEDSELRALFEQYGDIRTLYTACKHRGFVMISYYDIRAARTAMRALQNKPLRRRKLDIHFSIPKNNPSEKDINQGTLVAFNLDPSIPNEDLLQIFGVYGEVKEIRETPHKRHHKFIEYYDVRAAEAALKALNRSDIVGKRIKLEPSRPGGARRNSTLQLNQELEQDDFWSFRHQVGSPVINSPPASVAGKWLSVNGSIKPSSMGSISKFPGFSSMSPTGGNRLPGLASVLPNVTRSTVKVSPIGKDQGRGNNMDHPFTYINPLPVAAFQPSQSLPEPKPSRYYEIMSSFRPPTSGGSTRSPQNFWGSQNSYSESSGSSAWSRSYANHHFLSNGNGQTFPFPGRQTSIFSSTPSTHSHHVGSAPSGVPSERQFGYFSESPNSSLMGPVAVRGLGSSSHASVKAAITKPRNMSENCPSSFQMTSSSVLNPMFSGSVPYLGLLPNSVDGLNEFGRSGWIENYGNQIDSRKQFQLDLDKIKGGEDTRTTLMIKNIPNKYTSKMLLAAIDENHRGTYDFLYLPIDFKNKCNVGYAFINMLSPQHIVSFYEAFDGKRWEKFNSEKVASLAYARIQGKVALVSHFQNSSLMNEDKRCRPILFHSDGPEAGNQVLQEHLPSANLGSNIWGVNGSFSTDFAGSPPNYSIGERPDKR, from the exons ATGCAGAAGGAGCCTTCACATTATTCCTTTTCAG GTAATTCTAGCACTCCACCTGTACCTAAGCccaaagaaatggaaaacatATGGGGTAATTTCCAAAAATCTGAGGTTTTCCATTCTTCAAGTGTTACTACGCTATTCTCAAGCTCATTGCCAGTTCTTCCGCATGCGAATT TGAACATGGTTGACAAAAGAGTTGCTATTCAATCTGTTGATGACATATCGTCTCACTTTAAGAATCTCAAACCGGGTCTGGAAGGGGATGATGATATGCTTGAAGACATCGAAACTCATGCAATTGGCCATTTACTTCCTGACGATGAGGAGGAGCTTCTAGCTGGCATAATGGATGATTTAGATCTGAATGGCCTTCCTAGCTCTCTTGAAGACTTGGAAGAATGTGATATTTTCAGTAGTGGTGGTGGCTTGGAATTGGAAACAGATGCTCAACAAAAGGCTAGCATTGGTTCTTCAAGGGCAGGCTTAAGTGATGGTATAGTTGGAAGTGTGGTGCCTCCTCATACCTATTCAAATGGCATTGGAACGGTTGCTGGAGAACATCCTTATGGAGAGCATCCctcaagaacattgtttgtgCGGAACATTAATAGTAGCGTCGAAGATTCAGAACTGAGAGCTCTCTTTGAG CAATATGGCGATATTAGGACTTTGTATACTGCTTGTAAACACAGGGGCTTTGTAATGATATCTTATTATGACATTCGTGCTGCTCGAACTGCTATGCGTGCATTGCAAAACAAACCACTACGGCGGAGAAAACTTGACATTCACTTCTCAATTCCCAAG AATAATCCATCTGAGAAAGATATAAATCAAGGAACCTTGGTAGCCTTTAATTTGGATCCCTCAATTCCCAATGAAGatcttcttcaaatttttgggGTCTATGGTGAGGTCAAAGAG ATAAGGGAAACTCCGCACAAGAGACACCATAAGTTCATTGAATATTATGATGTTAGAGCTGCTGAAGCAGCACTGAAGGCATTGAATAGAAGTGACATTGTTGGTAAACGCATAAAGCTAGAACCAAGTCGCCCTGGTGGAGCCCGTCGAAA CTCAACGTTGCAACTAAATCAAGAACTTGAACAAGATGATTTCTGGAGTTTTCGCCATCAAGTTGGTTCGCCGGTGATCAATTCTCCCCCAG CATCTGTGGCAGGGAAATGGTTGTCCGTCAACGGCTCGATTAAACCTAGTTCAATGGGAAGTATTAGTAAATTTCCTGGTTTTTCATCCATGAGCCCAACCGGTGGCAACCGTTTGCCTGGATTGGCTTCAGTTCTTCCTAATGTAACAAGAAGTACTGTGAAGGTGTCTCCCATTGGTAAGGACCAAGGAAGGGGTAACAACATGGACCATCCATTTACCTATATAAATCCATTGCCTGTAGCTGCCTTTCAACCATCCCAGTCACTTCCCGAGCCAAAACCAAGCCGCTATTATGAGATTATGTCCTCATTCAGACCTCCCACATCGGGTGGATCTACTCGGAGTCCCCAAAATTTTTGGGGGAGTCAGAATTCATACTCGGAGTCCTCTGGTTCTTCTGCTTGGTCAAGATCCTATGCAAACCATCATTTCTTATCCAATGGAAATGGTCAAACATTTCCATTTCCTGGCCGGCAAACTTCTATCTTCAGTTCTACTCCGAGCACTCACTCACATCATGTTGGATCTGCTCCATCTGGTGTCCCATCAGAGAGGCAGTTCGGGTATTTTTCTGAATCACCAAATTCTTCATTGATGGGTCCTGTTGCAGTCAGAGGTTTAGGTTCTAGTTCACATGCTTCTGTAAAAGCCGCCATCACCAAACCAAGAAACATGTCTGAAAATTGCCCTTCGAGTTTTCAAATGACGTCTTCATCTGTGCTGAACCCGATGTTCTCAGGTAGTGTTCCATACCTGGGACTGCTGCCGAACAGCGTGGATGGTTTGAATGAGTTTGGCAGAAGTGGATGGATTGAGAATTATGGAAATCAGATTGACAGTAGGAAGCAGTTTCAGCTCGACTTGGATAAAATTAAGGGCGGAGAAGACACTCGAACCACCTTAATGATAAAAAACATTCCGAATAA GTACACGTCAAAAATGTTATTAGCTGCCATTGATGAAAATCATAGGGGCACTTATGATTTTCTCTATTTGCCAATTGATTTTAAG AATAAATGCAATGTGGGCTATGCTTTCATCAATATGCTATCTCCTCAACACATAGTTTCCTTTTACGag GCGTTCGATGGAAAGCGATGGGAGAAGTTCAATAGCGAGAAAGTTGCGTCCTTGGCTTATGCTCGAATCCAAGGAAAGGTGGCTCTCGTGAGTCATTTTCAAAACTCGAGCTTAATGAATGAAGATAAGCGCTGCCGGCCCATTCTTTTTCACTCAGATGGTCCAGAGGCTGGAAATCAG GTCCTCCAAGAACATCTGCCATCTGCCAATTTGGGTTCCAATATATGGGGTGTGAATGGGTCATTTTCCACTGATTTTGCAGGAAGTCCCCCAAATTACAGCATTGGCGAGAGGCCCGACAAACGCTAA
- the LOC111781856 gene encoding protein MEI2-like 3 isoform X2, with protein sequence MQKEPSHYSFSGNSSTPPVPKPKEMENIWGNFQKSEVFHSSSVTTLFSSSLPVLPHANLNMVDKRVAIQSVDDISSHFKNLKPGLEGDDDMLEDIETHAIGHLLPDDEEELLAGIMDDLDLNGLPSSLEDLEECDIFSSGGGLELETDAQQKASIGSSRAGLSDGIVGSVVPPHTYSNGIGTVAGEHPYGEHPSRTLFVRNINSSVEDSELRALFEQYGDIRTLYTACKHRGFVMISYYDIRAARTAMRALQNKPLRRRKLDIHFSIPKNNPSEKDINQGTLVAFNLDPSIPNEDLLQIFGVYGEVKEIRETPHKRHHKFIEYYDVRAAEAALKALNRSDIVGKRIKLEPSRPGGARRNSTLQLNQELEQDDFWSFRHQVGSPVINSPPGKWLSVNGSIKPSSMGSISKFPGFSSMSPTGGNRLPGLASVLPNVTRSTVKVSPIGKDQGRGNNMDHPFTYINPLPVAAFQPSQSLPEPKPSRYYEIMSSFRPPTSGGSTRSPQNFWGSQNSYSESSGSSAWSRSYANHHFLSNGNGQTFPFPGRQTSIFSSTPSTHSHHVGSAPSGVPSERQFGYFSESPNSSLMGPVAVRGLGSSSHASVKAAITKPRNMSENCPSSFQMTSSSVLNPMFSGSVPYLGLLPNSVDGLNEFGRSGWIENYGNQIDSRKQFQLDLDKIKGGEDTRTTLMIKNIPNKYTSKMLLAAIDENHRGTYDFLYLPIDFKNKCNVGYAFINMLSPQHIVSFYEAFDGKRWEKFNSEKVASLAYARIQGKVALVSHFQNSSLMNEDKRCRPILFHSDGPEAGNQVLQEHLPSANLGSNIWGVNGSFSTDFAGSPPNYSIGERPDKR encoded by the exons ATGCAGAAGGAGCCTTCACATTATTCCTTTTCAG GTAATTCTAGCACTCCACCTGTACCTAAGCccaaagaaatggaaaacatATGGGGTAATTTCCAAAAATCTGAGGTTTTCCATTCTTCAAGTGTTACTACGCTATTCTCAAGCTCATTGCCAGTTCTTCCGCATGCGAATT TGAACATGGTTGACAAAAGAGTTGCTATTCAATCTGTTGATGACATATCGTCTCACTTTAAGAATCTCAAACCGGGTCTGGAAGGGGATGATGATATGCTTGAAGACATCGAAACTCATGCAATTGGCCATTTACTTCCTGACGATGAGGAGGAGCTTCTAGCTGGCATAATGGATGATTTAGATCTGAATGGCCTTCCTAGCTCTCTTGAAGACTTGGAAGAATGTGATATTTTCAGTAGTGGTGGTGGCTTGGAATTGGAAACAGATGCTCAACAAAAGGCTAGCATTGGTTCTTCAAGGGCAGGCTTAAGTGATGGTATAGTTGGAAGTGTGGTGCCTCCTCATACCTATTCAAATGGCATTGGAACGGTTGCTGGAGAACATCCTTATGGAGAGCATCCctcaagaacattgtttgtgCGGAACATTAATAGTAGCGTCGAAGATTCAGAACTGAGAGCTCTCTTTGAG CAATATGGCGATATTAGGACTTTGTATACTGCTTGTAAACACAGGGGCTTTGTAATGATATCTTATTATGACATTCGTGCTGCTCGAACTGCTATGCGTGCATTGCAAAACAAACCACTACGGCGGAGAAAACTTGACATTCACTTCTCAATTCCCAAG AATAATCCATCTGAGAAAGATATAAATCAAGGAACCTTGGTAGCCTTTAATTTGGATCCCTCAATTCCCAATGAAGatcttcttcaaatttttgggGTCTATGGTGAGGTCAAAGAG ATAAGGGAAACTCCGCACAAGAGACACCATAAGTTCATTGAATATTATGATGTTAGAGCTGCTGAAGCAGCACTGAAGGCATTGAATAGAAGTGACATTGTTGGTAAACGCATAAAGCTAGAACCAAGTCGCCCTGGTGGAGCCCGTCGAAA CTCAACGTTGCAACTAAATCAAGAACTTGAACAAGATGATTTCTGGAGTTTTCGCCATCAAGTTGGTTCGCCGGTGATCAATTCTCCCCCAG GGAAATGGTTGTCCGTCAACGGCTCGATTAAACCTAGTTCAATGGGAAGTATTAGTAAATTTCCTGGTTTTTCATCCATGAGCCCAACCGGTGGCAACCGTTTGCCTGGATTGGCTTCAGTTCTTCCTAATGTAACAAGAAGTACTGTGAAGGTGTCTCCCATTGGTAAGGACCAAGGAAGGGGTAACAACATGGACCATCCATTTACCTATATAAATCCATTGCCTGTAGCTGCCTTTCAACCATCCCAGTCACTTCCCGAGCCAAAACCAAGCCGCTATTATGAGATTATGTCCTCATTCAGACCTCCCACATCGGGTGGATCTACTCGGAGTCCCCAAAATTTTTGGGGGAGTCAGAATTCATACTCGGAGTCCTCTGGTTCTTCTGCTTGGTCAAGATCCTATGCAAACCATCATTTCTTATCCAATGGAAATGGTCAAACATTTCCATTTCCTGGCCGGCAAACTTCTATCTTCAGTTCTACTCCGAGCACTCACTCACATCATGTTGGATCTGCTCCATCTGGTGTCCCATCAGAGAGGCAGTTCGGGTATTTTTCTGAATCACCAAATTCTTCATTGATGGGTCCTGTTGCAGTCAGAGGTTTAGGTTCTAGTTCACATGCTTCTGTAAAAGCCGCCATCACCAAACCAAGAAACATGTCTGAAAATTGCCCTTCGAGTTTTCAAATGACGTCTTCATCTGTGCTGAACCCGATGTTCTCAGGTAGTGTTCCATACCTGGGACTGCTGCCGAACAGCGTGGATGGTTTGAATGAGTTTGGCAGAAGTGGATGGATTGAGAATTATGGAAATCAGATTGACAGTAGGAAGCAGTTTCAGCTCGACTTGGATAAAATTAAGGGCGGAGAAGACACTCGAACCACCTTAATGATAAAAAACATTCCGAATAA GTACACGTCAAAAATGTTATTAGCTGCCATTGATGAAAATCATAGGGGCACTTATGATTTTCTCTATTTGCCAATTGATTTTAAG AATAAATGCAATGTGGGCTATGCTTTCATCAATATGCTATCTCCTCAACACATAGTTTCCTTTTACGag GCGTTCGATGGAAAGCGATGGGAGAAGTTCAATAGCGAGAAAGTTGCGTCCTTGGCTTATGCTCGAATCCAAGGAAAGGTGGCTCTCGTGAGTCATTTTCAAAACTCGAGCTTAATGAATGAAGATAAGCGCTGCCGGCCCATTCTTTTTCACTCAGATGGTCCAGAGGCTGGAAATCAG GTCCTCCAAGAACATCTGCCATCTGCCAATTTGGGTTCCAATATATGGGGTGTGAATGGGTCATTTTCCACTGATTTTGCAGGAAGTCCCCCAAATTACAGCATTGGCGAGAGGCCCGACAAACGCTAA